One window of Flavobacterium ammonificans genomic DNA carries:
- the pafA gene encoding alkaline phosphatase PafA, protein MKKLVLFLTFSFVLNVQAQQRPKLVVGIVVDQMKMEYLYRFSDDFSANGFKRIMNGGYTFHNMHYNYAPTYTAPGHASIYTGTTPSSHGIVANEWFNRAIGKELYCTDDASVTTIGGGTDKEGAMSPRNLLTTTITDELRMATNFRGKVIGMSIKDRGAILPAGHFANNAYWYSKTGDFISSTFYGANLPDWVTQFNNEKRYMNYINGGWNLLKPIATYDESLVDDNPYEGKIDKSSQPIFPYNLKKIYDEKGADVLRSTPFGNDILADLAIKAIEKESLGKDNFTDFLAVSFSSTDYVGHTFGPRSMELQDTYLRLDQTLEKMLVYLDQTVGKDNYLVFLTADHAGAENSNYLKDNKYNVKNVPSRGIESALRKFSVATFGVDVLLNYSNFNLYFDRNILKDKSLELVKVKQIFKDFIMTQEHVKRVYTEEEILASTGDDYFLSFIAKGYDPKQNGDLVLLDKAGYMQYIETGTTHGSPNSYDTHVPMLFYGWHVPKGNSYSKKQITQIAPTLSQMLKIPFPNGTDSEVLEELLGK, encoded by the coding sequence ATGAAGAAATTAGTTTTGTTTTTAACTTTTAGTTTTGTTTTGAATGTTCAAGCGCAGCAGCGTCCTAAATTGGTAGTTGGAATTGTAGTGGACCAAATGAAAATGGAATATTTGTACCGTTTTTCAGACGACTTTTCTGCAAATGGATTCAAACGAATCATGAACGGAGGTTATACTTTTCACAATATGCATTACAATTATGCGCCAACCTATACTGCTCCAGGGCATGCGTCAATTTATACTGGGACAACACCTTCTAGTCACGGTATTGTTGCGAATGAATGGTTTAATCGTGCCATTGGAAAAGAATTATATTGCACTGATGATGCATCTGTTACAACAATAGGAGGAGGAACGGATAAAGAAGGCGCTATGTCGCCAAGAAATTTATTGACTACAACAATTACAGATGAATTGCGAATGGCTACTAATTTTAGAGGAAAAGTCATCGGAATGAGCATAAAAGATCGTGGCGCTATTTTGCCTGCAGGTCATTTTGCTAATAATGCCTATTGGTATAGTAAAACTGGGGATTTTATTTCGAGTACATTTTACGGCGCTAATTTACCAGATTGGGTTACTCAATTTAATAATGAAAAGCGTTATATGAACTACATTAATGGTGGTTGGAATTTATTAAAACCTATCGCTACTTATGATGAAAGTTTAGTAGATGATAATCCATACGAAGGAAAAATTGACAAGTCAAGCCAACCTATTTTTCCTTATAATTTAAAGAAAATATACGATGAAAAAGGAGCCGATGTATTGCGTTCTACTCCTTTTGGGAATGATATCTTGGCGGATTTAGCAATTAAAGCTATTGAAAAAGAAAGTTTGGGTAAAGACAATTTTACCGATTTTTTAGCCGTAAGTTTTTCTTCTACAGATTATGTAGGACATACTTTTGGACCTCGTTCTATGGAGTTGCAGGATACGTATTTACGATTAGATCAAACGCTTGAAAAAATGTTGGTTTACTTGGATCAGACAGTTGGGAAAGATAATTATTTGGTTTTTTTAACTGCGGACCATGCTGGTGCAGAAAATTCTAATTATTTGAAAGATAATAAATACAACGTCAAAAATGTGCCATCAAGAGGAATTGAAAGTGCTTTACGTAAATTTTCCGTGGCTACTTTTGGTGTAGATGTACTGTTGAATTATTCTAATTTCAATTTGTATTTTGATAGAAACATATTGAAAGATAAGAGCTTAGAGTTAGTTAAAGTGAAACAAATTTTTAAAGATTTCATAATGACTCAAGAGCATGTGAAAAGAGTTTACACCGAAGAAGAAATTTTAGCTTCGACTGGAGATGACTATTTTTTGAGTTTTATCGCTAAAGGCTATGATCCAAAACAAAATGGAGATCTAGTTCTTTTAGATAAAGCTGGTTATATGCAGTACATTGAAACTGGAACAACTCATGGTTCACCGAATAGTTATGATACTCATGTCCCAATGCTTTTTTATGGTTGGCACGTGCCAAAAGGGAATTCGTATTCTAAAAAACAGATTACCCAAATTGCACCTACGCTTTCTCAAATGTTGAAAATCCCATTTCCTAATGGAACGGATTCAGAAGTTTTAGAAGAATTGTTGGGAAAATAA
- the lysA gene encoding diaminopimelate decarboxylase, which yields MQGKDLLQLAEQFGSPLYVYDAEKIESQYNRLTKAFSKVDTLRINYAMKALSNVAILQLLRDKGAGLDTVSIQEVLLGLHAGYSPEKIFFTPNGVSLEEIEEVAAMGVQINIDNLSILEQFGTKYPETPVCIRINPHVMAGGNTNISVGHIDSKFGISIHQLPHLIRIVENTKMNIVGVHMHTGSDILDIEVFLYAAEILFDVAKNFKKLEFLDFGSGFKVPYKKDDIETDIEELGKKLSKRFNDFCVEYGKDLTLIFEPGKFLVSEAGYFLAKVNVVKQTTSTVFAGVDSGFNHLIRPMLYGSQHHIENISNPKGKERFYSVVGYICETDTFANNRRIAEINEGDILCFKNAGAYCFSMSSNYNSRYKPAEVLWMNGQGHLIRAKETFEDLLRNQIPLPVAATV from the coding sequence ATGCAAGGAAAAGACTTATTACAATTAGCAGAGCAATTTGGTAGCCCCTTATATGTTTATGATGCCGAAAAGATAGAATCACAGTACAACAGATTGACCAAAGCGTTTTCCAAAGTCGATACACTCCGTATTAACTATGCTATGAAAGCTTTGTCAAATGTTGCAATTCTTCAATTATTGAGAGATAAAGGAGCTGGATTAGATACGGTTTCTATTCAAGAAGTATTATTGGGATTACATGCAGGTTATTCACCTGAAAAAATATTCTTTACCCCAAATGGTGTTTCATTAGAAGAAATTGAAGAAGTGGCAGCAATGGGAGTCCAAATCAACATTGACAACTTGTCCATTTTGGAACAATTTGGAACAAAATATCCAGAAACTCCAGTTTGTATTCGTATCAATCCTCACGTAATGGCAGGTGGCAACACGAATATTTCTGTAGGACATATTGATAGTAAATTTGGAATTTCAATTCATCAATTGCCACACTTAATTCGGATTGTAGAGAATACAAAGATGAATATTGTTGGCGTTCATATGCATACTGGATCTGATATTTTAGATATCGAGGTGTTTTTGTATGCAGCTGAAATCTTATTTGATGTAGCTAAAAATTTCAAAAAATTAGAATTCTTAGACTTTGGAAGCGGTTTCAAAGTACCTTACAAGAAAGACGATATTGAAACAGACATTGAAGAATTAGGTAAAAAATTATCCAAACGATTCAATGATTTCTGTGTAGAGTATGGTAAAGATTTAACATTAATCTTTGAACCTGGAAAATTTCTAGTAAGTGAAGCAGGCTATTTCTTAGCTAAAGTAAACGTAGTAAAACAAACTACCTCTACTGTTTTTGCAGGAGTTGATAGTGGATTCAACCATTTGATTCGTCCAATGTTGTATGGATCACAGCACCACATCGAGAATATTTCTAATCCAAAAGGCAAAGAGCGTTTCTACTCTGTTGTGGGTTATATCTGTGAAACAGATACATTTGCCAATAACAGAAGAATCGCCGAAATCAATGAAGGAGATATTCTTTGTTTCAAAAATGCAGGAGCTTATTGTTTCTCCATGTCATCGAATTACAATTCAAGATACAAACCCGCCGAGGTTTTATGGATGAATGGTCAAGGGCATTTAATCCGTGCGAAAGAAACCTTTGAAGATTTATTACGAAATCAAATTCCGTTGCCAGTCGCTGCAACTGTTTAA
- a CDS encoding TrmH family RNA methyltransferase: protein MIDIDYLNFLENILTDNRKERFLNVLKNRTNHFTIAVEDVFQMHNTSAVMRSCEVFGIQELNVIEQRYGKSIDKQIAMGAQKWVDINTYESPSACVHTLRNKGYQIIATTPHENDCLLENFDISKPSALFFGTEIDGLSEEIMREADGFLKIPMVGFTESLNISVSAAIIIQNLTNRLRNSDINWQLSEDEILEKRLAWAKNSIKDIKRIEQRYFEENP from the coding sequence ATGATTGATATCGATTACCTTAATTTTCTTGAAAATATTTTGACAGACAATCGAAAAGAGCGCTTTTTGAATGTCTTGAAAAATAGAACCAATCATTTTACAATAGCAGTAGAAGATGTTTTTCAAATGCACAATACCAGTGCGGTAATGCGAAGCTGCGAAGTTTTTGGAATCCAAGAATTGAACGTAATCGAACAACGTTACGGAAAAAGTATCGACAAACAAATTGCGATGGGTGCTCAAAAGTGGGTAGACATCAATACTTATGAATCGCCTTCTGCTTGTGTTCACACTTTACGAAATAAAGGATACCAAATCATTGCGACTACACCACACGAGAACGATTGTTTATTAGAAAATTTTGATATTTCGAAACCTAGCGCTTTGTTTTTCGGAACCGAAATCGACGGTTTGTCAGAAGAAATTATGCGCGAAGCTGATGGGTTTTTAAAGATTCCGATGGTCGGATTTACAGAGAGTTTGAATATCTCGGTCTCAGCTGCGATTATCATTCAGAATTTGACCAACAGACTACGTAATTCGGATATTAATTGGCAATTATCTGAAGACGAAATTTTGGAGAAACGATTGGCTTGGGCCAAAAATTCCATCAAAGACATCAAACGAATTGAACAACGTTATTTTGAGGAAAATCCATGA